The Candidatus Methylomirabilota bacterium genome window below encodes:
- a CDS encoding glycosyltransferase family 39 protein has product MTATLGSQLAGVVALLAVSAAPVPLLIYLTSSAGPRARIPLSPTDRILAALVLWAVVQGSVVVLLGWLGRLRFVNILFLEVVVLACGLASCARAGSWRSLASVAEPADRGRIAASRPAPERWLIAVACGFAVVLTLRVLALPVSDWDSLDYQLPRVAEWYQQASFARPLEQHGPADHPINSYPYSWSALLFIGLASAGHDQFVLLPNLLAWLILGLATYSLGRVAGARRFAAILAAVLIAVMPLSLKSVSTAHNDLPLGAFFVASVYFTMRAWRYRCRFSQLVAVAGLGMLLGTKMSGIPYAALVLLLSVWLFWHSRRGSWPVLERGQPVLIGLAVLSVGLLGGSWYVRNVLATGNPLGFLEISVFGRIVFTGSMTRAWVDETTLLHRFSVSNLHHWNVLRQAFADFLGLPALLLIALGAGTSVGMLRRPRGRPVLVPLLLVCAAAFYFYVAGPWSATYAPEAELTSWMGEEMRYSFPFWGILAALAAGAVRARRRGEWLLAALATLAAVIFANGGIRFSKQGVLVLAIAGLVLLADRESARRRVRDLLAGGAGRTRLGVAVTVVVAVAVITCGTWAARGVRYRLQDEFFGGLGRLVDGLDPGARIGFWECHASYLLYGKRIQRPLTYLALGAQHDADEMLRYLRAQPVDVIAVGPRSEYTATSPVWDWLVEKAGEFDRLSGEDLSRDVIVYRLRAR; this is encoded by the coding sequence ATGACGGCAACCCTCGGCTCTCAGCTGGCCGGTGTTGTCGCACTGCTGGCGGTGAGCGCGGCACCGGTTCCGCTCCTCATCTACTTGACGTCTTCGGCGGGTCCCCGCGCGCGGATTCCGCTCTCGCCCACCGACCGGATCCTGGCGGCTCTCGTCCTCTGGGCCGTCGTACAGGGGTCGGTCGTCGTGCTGCTGGGCTGGCTCGGCCGGCTGAGATTCGTGAACATCCTCTTTCTGGAAGTCGTCGTCCTGGCCTGCGGTCTGGCCTCGTGCGCGCGGGCGGGGTCGTGGCGCTCGCTCGCCTCGGTCGCCGAGCCGGCCGATCGCGGGCGGATCGCGGCGAGCCGTCCGGCTCCCGAGCGGTGGCTCATCGCGGTCGCCTGCGGGTTCGCCGTGGTCTTGACGCTGCGGGTGCTGGCATTGCCGGTGTCCGACTGGGACTCGCTGGACTACCAGCTCCCGCGCGTGGCCGAGTGGTACCAGCAGGCGAGCTTCGCCCGACCGCTGGAGCAGCACGGGCCGGCCGACCACCCGATCAACTCGTACCCGTACAGCTGGAGCGCGCTGCTCTTCATCGGCCTGGCATCCGCAGGCCACGATCAGTTCGTGCTGCTCCCGAACCTGCTGGCCTGGCTGATCCTCGGCCTCGCGACCTACTCCCTGGGCCGGGTCGCCGGCGCTCGCCGCTTCGCCGCCATCCTGGCCGCCGTCCTGATCGCGGTCATGCCGCTCAGTCTGAAGAGCGTGTCCACCGCCCACAACGACCTGCCGCTCGGCGCCTTCTTCGTGGCGAGCGTATATTTCACGATGCGCGCCTGGCGCTACCGCTGTCGCTTCTCGCAACTCGTGGCGGTCGCCGGCCTCGGCATGTTGCTGGGCACGAAGATGTCCGGCATCCCCTATGCCGCCCTGGTGTTGCTGCTCTCGGTCTGGCTATTCTGGCACTCCCGCCGGGGCTCCTGGCCGGTCCTGGAGAGAGGGCAGCCGGTCCTGATCGGGCTGGCCGTCCTGAGCGTCGGCTTGCTCGGCGGCTCCTGGTACGTGCGAAACGTGCTGGCCACCGGCAATCCACTCGGCTTCCTCGAGATCTCCGTCTTCGGCCGGATCGTGTTCACCGGATCGATGACTCGGGCCTGGGTCGACGAGACGACCCTTCTGCATCGCTTCTCCGTCAGCAACCTCCACCACTGGAATGTGTTGCGGCAGGCCTTCGCGGACTTTCTCGGGCTGCCGGCGCTGCTCCTCATCGCGCTCGGCGCGGGCACCTCTGTCGGAATGCTCCGACGGCCGCGCGGGCGCCCGGTCCTGGTGCCGCTCCTGCTGGTGTGCGCGGCCGCCTTCTATTTCTACGTGGCCGGTCCGTGGAGCGCGACGTACGCCCCGGAGGCCGAGCTCACGTCGTGGATGGGGGAGGAGATGCGTTACTCGTTTCCGTTCTGGGGCATCCTGGCCGCGCTGGCCGCGGGCGCGGTCCGGGCACGGCGCCGAGGTGAGTGGCTCCTGGCCGCGCTGGCCACGCTGGCCGCGGTCATCTTCGCCAACGGCGGGATCAGGTTCTCGAAGCAGGGCGTCCTGGTCCTGGCCATCGCCGGGCTGGTGCTGCTGGCCGATCGCGAGTCGGCCCGCCGACGGGTGCGCGATCTCCTGGCCGGAGGAGCCGGGCGGACGCGGCTCGGGGTGGCCGTCACGGTGGTGGTCGCGGTCGCGGTGATCACGTGCGGCACGTGGGCGGCTCGCGGCGTACGCTACCGTCTCCAGGACGAGTTCTTCGGCGGGCTCGGCCGGCTCGTGGACGGGCTCGACCCCGGCGCGCGGATCGGATTCTGGGAGTGTCACGCCTCGTACCTCCTCTATGGCAAGCGGATCCAGCGGCCGCTGACATATCTGGCCCTCGGCGCTCAGCACGACGCCGATGAGATGCTTCGGTACCTGCGCGCCCAGCCCGTGGACGTCATCGCAGTGGGACCGCGATCGGAGTACACCGCGACATCTCCGGTGTGGGACTGGCTCGTCGAGAAGGCTGGCGAGTTCGACCGGCTCAGTGGTGAGGACCTGAGCCGGGACGTGATCGTCTACCGGCTCCGAGCCCGCTGA
- a CDS encoding nitroreductase/quinone reductase family protein: MATTLGFIGLGVMGESMCRNLARKSKAAVVGFDGRGEPLAALARDGVTAAASARDVADRADFIFLCLPGEREVRAVALGPDGLATAMRRGQTLVDMSTTPVALARELGHAFAGLGVDFADAPVARTAQAARDGTLSIMVGADGAVFERLRSYLACMGTEITHCGPVGAGQAVKLMNNMVVAQTVVALAEAMAVARASGAVDPRVLFETLAKGSADSFVLRNHGMKSLLPDAHPTQGAFPTSYIIKDLSYALALAESAGLTLEQATTTGRLMERTAAAGYRHHYYTAVSRVIAREGERMPEYIPSPRQWVREQVELYEGSGGTQGTTLRDTGLPVIIVTHTGKKTGAIRKTPLMRVKDGANYVLVGSMGGAPTNPVWVYNLRERPDVEIRDHTAVQPMRVREVSDEAERARLWKLAVAAFPPYEEYQGKTSRRIPVFVAEPRA, from the coding sequence ATGGCGACGACGCTCGGGTTCATCGGACTCGGAGTGATGGGCGAGTCCATGTGTCGCAACCTGGCGAGGAAGTCGAAGGCGGCGGTCGTCGGCTTCGACGGGCGCGGGGAGCCGCTCGCCGCGCTCGCACGCGACGGAGTGACCGCGGCCGCCTCGGCTCGCGACGTCGCAGACCGCGCCGACTTCATCTTCCTGTGCCTCCCCGGCGAGCGAGAAGTCCGCGCGGTGGCGCTCGGGCCCGACGGCCTCGCCACCGCCATGCGGCGGGGGCAGACCCTGGTGGACATGAGCACCACGCCGGTGGCACTGGCCCGCGAGCTGGGGCACGCATTCGCCGGCCTGGGCGTGGACTTCGCCGATGCGCCGGTGGCCCGCACCGCCCAGGCGGCGCGGGACGGCACGCTCTCGATCATGGTCGGCGCCGACGGCGCGGTGTTCGAGCGGCTGCGATCATACCTGGCCTGCATGGGCACGGAGATCACCCACTGCGGGCCGGTCGGCGCCGGGCAGGCCGTCAAGCTGATGAACAACATGGTGGTCGCCCAGACGGTCGTGGCCCTCGCCGAGGCCATGGCGGTGGCCCGCGCCTCCGGAGCGGTGGACCCGCGCGTGCTCTTCGAGACGCTCGCCAAGGGCTCGGCGGACAGCTTCGTGCTGCGCAATCACGGGATGAAATCGCTGCTGCCCGATGCGCATCCGACGCAGGGCGCGTTCCCGACCAGCTACATCATCAAGGATCTGTCGTACGCGCTGGCGCTGGCCGAGTCGGCGGGGCTGACGCTCGAGCAGGCCACCACGACCGGCCGTCTCATGGAGCGCACCGCGGCGGCCGGGTACCGACACCACTACTACACCGCGGTCAGCCGGGTGATCGCACGCGAGGGAGAACGCATGCCGGAATACATCCCGAGTCCGCGCCAGTGGGTGCGCGAGCAGGTCGAGCTCTATGAAGGCAGCGGCGGCACTCAGGGCACCACGCTGCGGGACACCGGGCTGCCGGTCATCATCGTCACGCACACCGGCAAGAAGACCGGCGCGATCCGCAAGACGCCGCTGATGCGCGTGAAGGACGGCGCCAACTACGTGCTGGTGGGCTCGATGGGAGGGGCGCCGACCAATCCGGTCTGGGTCTACAACCTGCGCGAGCGGCCCGACGTCGAGATCCGCGACCACACCGCGGTGCAGCCGATGCGGGTGCGCGAGGTGAGCGACGAGGCGGAGCGCGCGCGGCTGTGGAAGCTCGCCGTCGCCGCCTTCCCGCCGTACGAGGAGTATCAGGGAAAGACGTCGCGCCGCATCCCCGTCTTCGTGGCCGAGCCCCGGGCCTAG
- a CDS encoding isochorismatase family cysteine hydrolase — translation MSARAAARNLHGSAPDRSPVVLLVIDAINDFDFADGRQVAADALPVAQRIRRLKQLARGAGIATVYVNDNFGRWRSDFRTLVAHCLRAGARSRAITGLLRPDRRDYFVLKPKHSAFHSTTLDLLLEHLGARTLILTGLLADSCILLTAHEAHMRGYRVVVPEDCVAARQPEDRRRALAVMRRALEADTRPVEAMDVKGLRGGAGRRRGRR, via the coding sequence ATGAGCGCCCGCGCGGCCGCGCGTAACCTCCACGGCAGCGCACCGGATCGCTCGCCGGTGGTGCTGCTCGTGATCGACGCGATCAACGACTTCGACTTCGCGGATGGGCGGCAGGTGGCAGCCGACGCGCTGCCCGTCGCCCAGCGGATCCGGCGGCTGAAGCAGCTCGCGCGCGGTGCCGGCATCGCCACCGTGTACGTCAACGACAACTTCGGCCGGTGGCGGTCCGATTTTCGCACCCTGGTGGCCCACTGCCTGCGGGCCGGTGCCCGGAGCCGCGCGATCACGGGGCTGCTCCGGCCCGATCGGCGCGACTACTTCGTGCTGAAGCCGAAGCACTCGGCGTTCCACTCGACCACGCTGGACCTGCTGCTCGAGCATCTCGGTGCCCGCACCTTGATCCTCACCGGGCTGCTCGCCGACAGCTGCATCCTGCTCACCGCGCACGAGGCGCACATGCGCGGTTACCGCGTGGTGGTGCCGGAGGATTGCGTGGCGGCGCGGCAGCCCGAGGACCGGCGGCGAGCGCTCGCGGTGATGCGCCGGGCGCTGGAGGCGGACACGCGCCCGGTGGAGGCGATGGACGTGAAGGGGCTGCGGGGAGGCGCGGGCCGGCGGCGGGGGCGGCGGTAG
- a CDS encoding DedA family protein: MLTLDGIVDQLAGHNAYLGVFALLLAGGLGVPIPEELPVVAAGVLSREGLAQWWLALPVCILGVLSGDVILYWAGRHWGERVLSWRPVRWVLSPARERRLKGAYRRHAVKTIVIARHVIGLRAAAFLTAGIAHVPFWKFLATDAAAALAGVPLSFGLAYFFTDQIEAILTDVHRVERWGMLGALVLGIVVAAVMVHRWTRCAEEKIDVEPEPLEHSTRRD, from the coding sequence ATGCTCACGCTCGACGGGATCGTCGATCAGCTGGCCGGGCACAACGCGTATCTCGGCGTCTTCGCGCTGCTCCTGGCCGGCGGCCTCGGCGTGCCCATCCCCGAAGAGCTGCCGGTGGTGGCCGCCGGGGTGCTGAGCCGCGAGGGCCTGGCCCAGTGGTGGCTGGCGCTGCCGGTGTGCATCCTGGGCGTGCTGTCGGGCGACGTGATCCTCTACTGGGCCGGGCGCCACTGGGGCGAGCGCGTGCTGTCCTGGCGCCCGGTGCGCTGGGTGCTCTCGCCTGCGCGCGAGCGCCGGCTCAAGGGGGCGTACCGTCGCCATGCGGTGAAGACCATCGTCATCGCGCGGCACGTCATCGGGCTCCGGGCGGCCGCCTTCCTCACCGCGGGCATCGCGCATGTGCCGTTCTGGAAGTTCCTGGCCACCGATGCCGCCGCGGCACTCGCGGGCGTGCCGCTGTCGTTCGGTCTGGCCTACTTCTTCACCGACCAGATCGAGGCCATCCTGACCGACGTCCACCGGGTGGAGCGATGGGGGATGCTGGGCGCGCTCGTGCTCGGCATCGTGGTGGCGGCGGTGATGGTGCACCGATGGACGCGGTGCGCCGAGGAGAAGATCGACGTCGAGCCGGAGCCCCTGGAGCACTCGACACGCCGTGACTAG
- a CDS encoding alpha-amylase family glycosyl hydrolase gives MYQVYPRSFQDGNADGVGDLRGIRQRLPYLGELGIGAAWISPIFPSPMADFGYDIADYTDVDPIFGSLEEFDALLAAAHAQGLRILLDLVPNHTSVQHPWFRESRASRQSARRDWYIWRDPAPGGGPPNNWLSAFGGSAWERDDTTGQYYYHAFLAAQPDLNWRNPAVRNAIHEVMRFWLRRGVDGFRVDVIWHLLKDDQFRDNPPNPVYQPGEPPSHALLPVYTADLPEVHQAIAGMRRVVDEFPDRVLIGEIYLPIERLMAYYGVELGGTHMPFNFTLLSTPWRAREIAKLIDDYEAALPTGGWPNWVLGNHDRPRIAGRVGPAQARVAAMLLLTLRGTPTIYYGDEIGMTQVPIPPDRVRDPFERNVPGIGCGRDGARTPMQWDATAHAGFSTAEPWLPVAAGFGTDNVEHQRLDPASTFQLYRRLIAARRRSRALQRGDYRPIVASGDLLLYVRQHGDERMLIGLNLGREDAVVAFPDRQLRGEIVVSSAGDRDGEKVEGELGLRGDEGVVLSLASGAVVPRSLG, from the coding sequence ATGTATCAGGTTTATCCGCGCTCATTCCAGGACGGTAACGCCGACGGCGTCGGCGACCTGCGCGGCATCCGGCAGCGGCTGCCCTATCTGGGCGAGCTCGGCATCGGCGCGGCCTGGATCTCGCCGATCTTTCCCTCGCCGATGGCCGACTTCGGCTACGACATCGCCGACTACACCGACGTCGACCCGATCTTCGGCTCGCTCGAGGAGTTCGACGCGCTGCTGGCCGCGGCCCACGCGCAGGGGCTCCGCATCCTGCTCGACCTCGTGCCCAACCACACCTCGGTCCAGCACCCGTGGTTCCGCGAGAGCCGCGCCTCGCGGCAGAGCGCACGGCGCGACTGGTACATCTGGCGCGATCCCGCGCCGGGGGGCGGTCCGCCCAACAACTGGCTGTCCGCGTTCGGCGGCAGCGCGTGGGAGCGGGACGACACCACCGGGCAGTACTACTACCACGCGTTCCTGGCCGCGCAGCCCGATCTCAACTGGCGCAATCCGGCGGTCCGCAACGCGATCCACGAGGTGATGCGCTTCTGGCTTCGCCGCGGGGTCGACGGCTTCCGGGTGGACGTGATCTGGCACCTGCTCAAGGACGATCAGTTCCGCGACAACCCGCCGAATCCCGTCTATCAGCCCGGCGAGCCGCCGAGCCACGCGCTGCTTCCCGTCTACACCGCGGATCTGCCCGAGGTGCACCAGGCGATCGCCGGCATGCGGCGCGTGGTCGACGAGTTCCCCGATCGGGTGTTGATCGGCGAGATCTACCTGCCGATCGAGCGGCTGATGGCCTACTACGGCGTCGAGCTGGGAGGCACGCACATGCCGTTCAACTTCACGCTGCTGTCGACGCCGTGGCGGGCCCGCGAGATCGCCAAGCTGATCGACGACTACGAGGCGGCGCTGCCGACGGGCGGCTGGCCGAACTGGGTGCTCGGTAACCACGACCGCCCGCGCATCGCGGGCCGAGTTGGCCCGGCGCAGGCACGTGTTGCGGCGATGCTGCTGCTGACGCTGCGCGGAACCCCCACCATCTACTACGGCGACGAGATCGGCATGACCCAGGTGCCGATCCCGCCCGATCGCGTGCGGGATCCGTTCGAGCGCAACGTGCCGGGCATCGGCTGCGGGCGGGACGGGGCGCGCACGCCGATGCAGTGGGACGCCACCGCCCACGCCGGGTTCTCGACGGCGGAGCCGTGGCTGCCGGTGGCCGCCGGTTTCGGCACCGACAACGTCGAGCACCAGCGGCTGGATCCGGCCTCCACCTTCCAACTCTACCGGCGTTTGATCGCCGCGCGCCGGCGCTCGCGGGCCTTGCAGCGGGGCGACTACCGGCCGATCGTGGCCAGCGGTGACCTGTTGCTCTACGTGCGCCAGCACGGCGACGAGCGCATGCTGATCGGCCTGAACCTGGGCCGGGAGGACGCGGTGGTGGCGTTCCCGGATCGGCAGCTGCGCGGCGAGATCGTGGTGTCGAGCGCCGGAGACCGGGACGGCGAGAAGGTCGAGGGCGAGCTCGGCCTGCGCGGTGACGAGGGTGTCGTACTGTCCCTCGCGTCCGGTGCGGTCGTGCCCCGGTCGCTCGGCTGA
- a CDS encoding MFS transporter, which produces MTSRRSERGLDWFAFFLADVQTGWGPFVAAYLTSMAWTQFDIGRVLTIGTLTGLALQVPAGALVDRVPAKRLLAAVAVVAVSGSALVLTRWPVFRAVVVAKVLHAIGSCLVGPVLAAISLGLVGHARLSVRLGRNARYLSLGNAIAAAAMGVAGYLYTNRAIFVLTAALGVPTLLALTQIRASEIDPALARGGIAPARAGDRRIERWRHASATVLRSRALVVFAAAVLLFQLANAALLPIIAGALTALQAERATVILAVGILTPQLVVAAIAPWVGRQAQARGRRPLLALCFVALAIRAAIFAWSTAPGVVLAAQVLDGVSAATLGVLVPLVIADTTRGTGHFNLAQGAVGAAVGLGASLSTAGAGYVADVAGSGMVFALLAAVAASGLLVVVGLMPETRAA; this is translated from the coding sequence ATGACCTCGCGGCGTAGCGAGCGCGGCCTCGACTGGTTCGCGTTCTTCCTCGCCGACGTGCAGACCGGCTGGGGCCCGTTCGTCGCCGCGTACCTGACCTCCATGGCGTGGACGCAGTTCGACATCGGCCGCGTGCTCACCATCGGCACGCTGACCGGCCTGGCGCTGCAGGTGCCGGCCGGCGCGCTGGTGGATCGCGTGCCCGCGAAGCGGCTGCTCGCCGCGGTGGCGGTGGTCGCGGTGAGCGGCAGCGCGCTGGTGCTGACGCGGTGGCCGGTGTTCCGGGCGGTGGTGGTCGCCAAGGTGCTGCACGCGATCGGCAGCTGTCTGGTCGGGCCCGTCCTGGCCGCGATCAGCCTGGGCCTCGTCGGGCACGCGCGGCTGAGCGTGCGCCTGGGGCGTAACGCGCGCTATCTCTCCCTCGGCAACGCGATCGCGGCGGCGGCGATGGGCGTGGCCGGCTACCTCTACACGAACCGGGCGATCTTCGTGCTGACCGCGGCCCTCGGCGTGCCGACCCTGCTCGCGCTGACGCAGATCCGGGCGAGCGAGATCGACCCGGCGCTGGCGCGTGGCGGGATCGCTCCCGCGCGCGCCGGTGACCGGAGAATCGAGCGCTGGCGGCACGCGTCCGCCACGGTGCTGCGCAGCCGCGCCCTGGTGGTCTTCGCCGCCGCGGTGCTGCTGTTCCAGCTGGCCAACGCGGCGCTGCTGCCGATCATCGCGGGCGCGCTGACCGCGCTGCAGGCGGAGCGCGCCACCGTGATCCTGGCCGTCGGCATCCTCACCCCCCAGCTCGTGGTGGCGGCCATCGCGCCCTGGGTGGGACGTCAGGCCCAGGCGCGCGGGCGTCGCCCGCTCCTGGCCCTGTGCTTCGTCGCGCTCGCGATCCGGGCCGCGATCTTCGCGTGGTCCACCGCGCCGGGCGTGGTCCTGGCCGCCCAGGTGCTCGACGGCGTGTCGGCGGCGACACTGGGCGTGCTGGTGCCGCTGGTCATCGCGGACACGACGCGCGGGACCGGGCACTTCAACCTGGCCCAGGGCGCGGTAGGCGCCGCGGTCGGCCTCGGCGCGTCGCTCAGCACCGCGGGGGCGGGGTACGTGGCGGACGTGGCGGGCAGCGGGATGGTCTTCGCGCTGCTCGCGGCGGTGGCGGCCTCCGGCTTGCTGGTCGTGGTGGGATTGATGCCGGAGACCAGAGCGGCCTGA
- a CDS encoding alpha-amylase family protein — protein MDSNGDGIGDFEGLMRRLDYLQGLGITAIWLMPFQASPGEDDGYDVSDYYGVNPAYGTLGDFVEFTHAAKQRGIRVIIDLVVNHTSDQHPWFQQARRDPASKYRDWYVWSEKKPPNANEGMVFPGVQKSTWSYDSEARAWYFHRFYDFQPDLNTSNPHVQAEILKIMGFWIQLGVSGFRMDAVPFVINTKGPHVKKPMEQYDLLRTLRAFLQWRVGDSIILAEANVLPDTDLEYFGKDGDRMHMMFNFQVNQNLFYALAASDRRPLARALKATMRRPETAQWCLFLRNHDELDLGRLTDEQRQRVFRCFGPEETMQLYKRGIRRRLAPMLNGDRRLLELAYSLMFTLPGTPVLRYGDEIGMGDDLGLPERNCSRTPMQWSAEPHGGFTKADKPVVPVISEGPFGYQHVNAAVQRRDPGSLLNWTERIIRMRKEVPEVGWGNFEVLPVRDPAILVMRYDWRNNSTLFVHNLSDSPREVSFDSGIPGPEGRTLANVLSEHHSFAAEDGKHRLLLEAYGYRWFRVGGLDYLLKRSDIETPPRG, from the coding sequence ATGGATTCCAACGGCGACGGCATCGGCGATTTCGAGGGCCTCATGCGCCGGCTGGATTACCTGCAGGGTCTCGGGATCACCGCGATCTGGCTGATGCCGTTTCAGGCCTCGCCGGGAGAGGACGACGGCTACGACGTGTCCGACTACTACGGGGTCAATCCCGCGTACGGCACACTGGGCGACTTCGTCGAGTTCACGCACGCAGCCAAGCAGCGCGGCATCCGCGTCATCATTGACCTGGTCGTGAACCACACCTCCGACCAGCACCCATGGTTCCAACAGGCGCGCCGGGATCCCGCGTCGAAATACCGCGACTGGTACGTGTGGTCCGAGAAGAAGCCGCCGAACGCGAACGAGGGCATGGTGTTCCCCGGCGTGCAAAAGTCCACGTGGTCCTACGACAGCGAAGCGCGCGCGTGGTACTTCCACCGCTTCTACGACTTTCAGCCCGACCTGAACACCTCGAACCCGCACGTGCAGGCCGAGATCCTCAAGATCATGGGCTTCTGGATCCAGCTCGGCGTCTCGGGCTTCCGGATGGACGCGGTGCCCTTCGTGATCAATACCAAGGGCCCCCACGTCAAGAAGCCGATGGAGCAGTACGACCTGCTGCGCACGCTGCGGGCGTTCTTGCAGTGGCGCGTGGGCGATTCGATCATCCTGGCCGAGGCCAACGTCCTGCCCGACACCGATCTGGAGTACTTCGGCAAGGACGGCGACCGCATGCACATGATGTTCAATTTCCAGGTCAACCAGAACCTGTTCTACGCGCTCGCCGCCTCCGATCGCCGGCCGCTGGCGCGTGCACTGAAGGCCACCATGCGCCGGCCCGAGACCGCGCAGTGGTGCCTGTTCCTGCGCAACCACGACGAGCTCGACTTGGGCCGGCTCACCGACGAGCAGCGTCAGCGGGTCTTCCGGTGCTTCGGGCCCGAGGAGACCATGCAGCTCTACAAGCGCGGGATCCGGCGCCGCCTCGCCCCGATGCTGAACGGTGACCGCCGGCTCCTCGAGCTGGCTTACAGCCTGATGTTCACTCTGCCCGGCACGCCAGTCCTGCGCTACGGCGACGAGATCGGCATGGGGGATGACCTCGGGCTGCCCGAGCGTAACTGCTCGCGGACACCGATGCAGTGGTCGGCCGAGCCCCACGGCGGCTTCACCAAGGCCGACAAGCCGGTGGTGCCGGTGATCAGCGAGGGGCCGTTCGGCTACCAGCACGTCAACGCCGCCGTGCAGCGCCGCGATCCGGGATCGCTGCTCAACTGGACGGAGCGCATCATCCGCATGCGGAAGGAGGTGCCCGAGGTGGGCTGGGGCAACTTCGAAGTCCTGCCGGTGCGCGATCCCGCGATCCTGGTGATGCGCTACGACTGGCGGAACAACTCGACGCTATTCGTGCACAACCTCTCGGACTCGCCGCGCGAGGTGTCGTTCGACTCGGGCATCCCGGGGCCGGAGGGCCGGACTCTGGCGAACGTGCTGTCCGAGCATCACTCGTTCGCCGCGGAGGACGGCAAGCATCGTCTGCTGCTCGAGGCGTACGGGTACCGCTGGTTTCGGGTCGGCGGCCTGGACTACCTGCTCAAGCGCAGCGACATCGAGACGCCGCCCCGGGGCTGA
- a CDS encoding CBS domain-containing protein, giving the protein MDTADRIRDVMTPNPQALPASTTGREAAEAMRANDIGNVVVTDDNGNLAGILTDRDLVVRVIAEGRDPRATRIGDIASHDLAAVAPDDPVGRAVQIMREKAVRRLPVVENGKVVGIVSIGDLALDRDPDSALADISAAPPNS; this is encoded by the coding sequence ATGGACACAGCAGACCGCATCCGCGACGTGATGACCCCGAACCCGCAGGCGCTCCCCGCGAGCACGACCGGACGAGAAGCGGCGGAGGCGATGCGCGCCAACGATATCGGCAACGTGGTGGTGACCGACGACAACGGCAACCTGGCCGGGATCCTGACCGATCGCGACCTCGTCGTGCGGGTGATCGCGGAAGGTCGCGACCCGCGTGCCACCCGCATCGGCGACATCGCGAGCCACGACCTGGCCGCCGTTGCCCCCGACGATCCGGTGGGGCGCGCGGTACAGATCATGCGAGAGAAGGCGGTGCGGCGGCTGCCGGTGGTCGAGAACGGCAAGGTCGTGGGCATCGTCAGCATCGGCGACCTGGCCCTCGACCGCGACCCGGACTCGGCACTCGCCGACATCTCCGCCGCGCCGCCGAACAGCTAA